A region of Pyxidicoccus parkwaysis DNA encodes the following proteins:
- a CDS encoding aldehyde dehydrogenase family protein, translated as MLEAVPSPVDTKPSALVERIRSVFEAQRANRWNMSRTTAAERIARLKKLREAIVARREELADAIHRDFRKPAMEVELTEVHPTLEELNHTVKHLKSWMKPTRVGTPLLLAGSSSHVRYEARGVVLVLAPWNYPFQLLMAPIIAAISAGNTVICKPSEKTPHTSRFLASLVKAVFPENEVALFEGAAEVAEALLEQPFDHIFFTGNPRIGRKVMEAAAKHLASVTLELGGKSPVIIDETADVTAAAERIAWGKFINGGQTCVAPDYAFVHASREREFLDTLKAVITRFYGGTETERQASPDFSRLVDPVAWRRVKDLLDRSVAGGAKVEVGGAADGPSRYIAPTVLSGVKPDMPIMEGEIFGPVLPVMTYQQREDIYAHVQSGGKPLALYIFSQDKRAIEEVFRNTTSGGAVVNNVLIHVANPNLPFGGVGMSGLGHYHGVYGFKTFSHERAVTVQWMKSLASVFFPPYRGKAQELASRATRLME; from the coding sequence ATGCTTGAAGCCGTCCCCTCCCCTGTCGACACAAAGCCTTCCGCGTTGGTCGAGCGCATCCGCTCCGTCTTCGAGGCCCAGCGAGCGAACCGGTGGAACATGTCGCGCACCACCGCCGCCGAGCGCATCGCCCGCCTGAAGAAGCTGCGCGAGGCCATCGTCGCCCGGCGCGAGGAATTGGCGGACGCCATCCACCGCGACTTCCGCAAGCCCGCCATGGAGGTGGAATTGACGGAGGTGCACCCCACGCTGGAGGAGCTGAACCACACGGTGAAGCACCTCAAGTCGTGGATGAAGCCCACGCGCGTGGGGACGCCGCTGTTGCTCGCGGGCTCGTCCAGCCACGTGCGCTACGAGGCGCGCGGCGTGGTGCTCGTGCTGGCACCGTGGAACTACCCGTTCCAGCTCCTGATGGCGCCCATCATCGCCGCCATCTCCGCGGGCAACACCGTCATCTGCAAGCCGAGCGAGAAGACCCCGCACACCTCGCGCTTCTTGGCATCGCTGGTGAAGGCCGTGTTCCCGGAGAATGAAGTGGCCCTCTTCGAGGGCGCCGCCGAGGTCGCCGAGGCGCTGCTGGAGCAGCCCTTCGACCACATCTTCTTCACCGGCAACCCGCGCATCGGCCGCAAGGTGATGGAGGCTGCGGCGAAGCACCTGGCCAGCGTGACGCTGGAGCTGGGCGGCAAGTCGCCCGTCATCATCGACGAGACGGCGGACGTCACCGCCGCCGCGGAGCGGATTGCCTGGGGCAAGTTCATCAACGGCGGCCAGACGTGCGTGGCGCCGGACTACGCCTTCGTCCACGCGTCGCGTGAGCGCGAGTTCCTGGACACGCTGAAGGCCGTCATCACCCGCTTCTACGGCGGCACGGAGACGGAGCGTCAGGCGAGCCCGGACTTCTCGCGCTTGGTGGACCCCGTGGCGTGGCGGCGGGTGAAGGACCTGCTCGACCGCTCGGTGGCCGGGGGAGCGAAGGTGGAGGTGGGCGGGGCGGCGGACGGGCCCTCGCGCTACATCGCGCCCACCGTGCTGTCGGGTGTGAAGCCGGACATGCCCATCATGGAAGGTGAAATCTTCGGGCCCGTACTGCCGGTGATGACGTACCAGCAGCGCGAAGACATCTACGCGCACGTGCAGTCGGGCGGAAAGCCCCTGGCGCTCTACATCTTCAGCCAGGACAAGCGCGCGATTGAAGAGGTGTTCCGCAACACCACGTCCGGCGGCGCGGTGGTGAACAACGTCCTCATCCACGTGGCCAACCCGAACCTGCCGTTCGGCGGGGTGGGAATGAGTGGCCTGGGGCACTACCACGGCGTCTACGGCTTCAAGACTTTCAGCCACGAGCGGGCCGTGACGGTTCAATGGATGAAGTCGCTCGCTTCGGTGTTCTTCCCGCCGTATCGCGGAAAGGCCCAGGAATTGGCCTCCCGCGCGACCCGGCTGATGGAGTAG
- a CDS encoding ABC-F family ATP-binding cassette domain-containing protein codes for MIRLDNIGKQNGQQILFIEASAALHKGEKVGLVGPNGAGKTTLFRMITSQEHPDEGQVAVDRGVTIGYFSQDVGEMQGRSAASEVMDGAGPVSTVAAELKSLEAAMGDPDQADNMEKLVERYGVVQGRFEELGGYALEGRAREILAGLGFTQEMMDGDVGALSGGWKMRVALARILLMRPDAMLLDEPSNHLDLESLIWLEEFLKNYEGALLMTSHDREFMNRIVTKVVEIDGGSLTTYSGNYEFYEQQRAQNEKQQQAQFERQQAMLAKEIKFIERFKARASHAAQVQSRVKKLEKIERVEPPKRRQTVLFEFQPAPRSGEDVVSLKNVYKAYGKRTIYDGLDFLVRRTERWAVMGVNGAGKSTLLKLVTGSTQPDDGTVALGGSVKMGYFAQHAMDLLDGERTVFQSLEDAFPRAGQGSLRALAGCFGFSGDEVEKKCRVLSGGEKARLVMAKMLFDPPNFLVLDEPTNHLDMATKEMLITALSRYEGTMLFVSHDRHFLGALSNRVLELTPEGIHQYGGGYTEYVARTGHEAPGLRS; via the coding sequence ATGATTCGTCTCGACAACATCGGCAAGCAGAATGGCCAGCAGATCCTCTTCATCGAGGCCTCCGCGGCCCTCCACAAGGGCGAGAAGGTGGGCCTCGTCGGCCCCAACGGCGCCGGCAAGACGACGCTCTTCCGGATGATTACCAGCCAGGAGCATCCGGACGAGGGCCAGGTCGCCGTCGACCGGGGCGTCACCATCGGCTACTTCAGCCAGGACGTGGGCGAGATGCAGGGCCGCAGCGCCGCGTCGGAAGTCATGGACGGCGCGGGCCCGGTCAGCACCGTGGCCGCCGAGCTCAAGTCGCTCGAGGCCGCCATGGGTGACCCGGACCAGGCGGACAACATGGAGAAGCTCGTCGAGCGCTACGGCGTCGTGCAGGGGCGCTTCGAGGAGCTGGGTGGCTACGCGCTGGAGGGCCGCGCGCGGGAAATCCTCGCGGGCCTCGGCTTCACCCAGGAGATGATGGACGGCGACGTGGGCGCGCTGTCCGGCGGTTGGAAGATGCGCGTGGCTCTGGCCCGCATCCTCCTGATGCGCCCGGACGCGATGCTCCTCGACGAGCCCAGCAACCATCTGGACCTGGAGAGCCTCATCTGGCTGGAGGAGTTCCTCAAGAACTACGAGGGCGCGCTCCTGATGACCTCGCACGACCGCGAGTTCATGAACCGCATCGTCACCAAGGTGGTGGAAATCGACGGCGGCTCGCTGACGACGTACTCGGGCAACTACGAGTTCTACGAGCAGCAGCGCGCGCAGAACGAGAAGCAGCAGCAGGCGCAGTTCGAGCGCCAGCAGGCGATGCTCGCGAAGGAAATCAAGTTCATCGAGCGCTTCAAGGCCCGCGCCTCGCACGCCGCGCAGGTGCAGAGCCGCGTGAAGAAGCTGGAGAAGATTGAGCGCGTGGAGCCGCCCAAGCGCCGCCAGACGGTGCTCTTCGAGTTCCAGCCCGCGCCGCGCTCCGGCGAGGACGTGGTGAGCCTGAAGAATGTCTACAAGGCCTACGGCAAGCGGACCATCTACGACGGGCTGGACTTCCTCGTGCGCCGCACGGAGCGCTGGGCCGTCATGGGCGTCAACGGCGCGGGCAAGTCCACGCTGCTGAAGCTGGTGACGGGCTCCACGCAGCCGGATGATGGCACGGTGGCGCTCGGCGGCAGCGTGAAGATGGGCTACTTCGCGCAGCACGCCATGGACCTGCTGGACGGCGAGCGCACGGTGTTCCAGTCGCTGGAGGACGCGTTCCCCCGCGCGGGCCAGGGCTCGCTGCGCGCGCTGGCCGGCTGCTTCGGCTTCTCCGGTGACGAGGTGGAGAAGAAGTGCCGCGTGCTGTCCGGTGGTGAGAAGGCGCGCCTCGTCATGGCGAAGATGCTCTTCGACCCGCCGAACTTCCTCGTGCTGGACGAGCCCACCAACCACCTGGACATGGCGACGAAGGAGATGCTCATCACCGCGCTGTCGCGGTACGAGGGCACCATGCTGTTCGTCTCGCACGACCGGCACTTCCTCGGCGCGCTGTCCAACCGCGTGCTGGAGCTCACGCCCGAGGGCATCCACCAGTACGGTGGCGGCTACACGGAGTACGTGGCGCGCACGGGCCACGAGGCCCCCGGCCTGCGGAGCTGA
- a CDS encoding PH domain-containing protein has protein sequence MTDSPSPSPLTASAAAEVAQLSRLPAVLRPHRNLLRYYVLTSLLAGPGFPIALLIQYFRFHTLHYDLDAEGITVRWGILFRREVSLTYARIQDIHLSSNLIERWLGLAKVQVQTASGNAAAEITIEGLQAFEAMRDFLYTKMQGARDRTLHPATSDASAGTEDALASTLREVAAEVRALRLGLGSAPAVTPAPAPEKTNG, from the coding sequence ATGACTGATTCACCTTCACCCTCGCCGCTCACGGCCTCCGCCGCCGCAGAGGTGGCGCAGCTGTCGCGGCTTCCCGCCGTGCTGCGCCCGCACCGGAACCTGCTCAGGTACTACGTGCTGACGTCGCTGCTCGCGGGGCCGGGCTTCCCCATCGCGCTGCTGATTCAGTACTTCCGCTTCCACACGCTGCACTACGACCTCGACGCCGAGGGCATCACCGTCCGCTGGGGCATCCTCTTCCGGCGCGAGGTGTCCCTCACCTACGCGCGCATCCAGGACATCCACCTGTCCAGCAACCTCATCGAGCGCTGGCTCGGGCTCGCGAAGGTCCAGGTGCAGACGGCGAGCGGCAACGCGGCGGCGGAAATCACCATCGAGGGCCTCCAGGCCTTCGAGGCCATGCGCGACTTCCTCTACACGAAGATGCAGGGCGCGAGGGACCGCACCCTGCATCCGGCCACGAGCGATGCCTCCGCGGGCACCGAGGACGCACTCGCCTCCACGCTCCGCGAGGTCGCCGCCGAGGTGCGCGCGCTGCGGCTCGGCCTGGGCAGTGCCCCTGCTGTGACTCCGGCTCCGGCTCCGGAGAAGACGAATGGCTGA
- a CDS encoding PH domain-containing protein produces MAELAPAWLLRLLRVPPPPRIPEGNARVFRAAIAYRNYRLFLWAVRQAGLVAGLFAGALFLAAVVQHINHPLSYVIGYVLEAFAVLGFLAQLPVGFLVARIDYAFCWYILSDRSLRLREGLVSIQEKTMTFANIQQVSIQQNPLQRVFGISDVKVETAGGGSGGKSSGKAGQGERMHEAYFRGMPHPEEIRDVILARVRMHRDSGLGEPQHVAALPSAASPAALDAAKELLTEMRALRQALPSRREQ; encoded by the coding sequence ATGGCTGAGCTTGCCCCCGCGTGGCTCCTGCGCCTCTTGAGGGTGCCACCCCCGCCCCGGATTCCCGAGGGCAACGCGCGCGTCTTCCGTGCGGCCATCGCGTACCGCAACTACCGCCTGTTCCTCTGGGCCGTGCGGCAGGCGGGACTGGTCGCGGGTCTGTTCGCCGGCGCGCTCTTCCTCGCCGCCGTCGTGCAGCACATCAACCATCCGCTGTCGTATGTCATTGGCTACGTCCTGGAGGCGTTCGCGGTGCTGGGCTTCCTCGCCCAGCTTCCCGTGGGCTTCCTCGTCGCGCGCATCGACTACGCGTTCTGCTGGTACATCCTCTCCGACCGCAGCCTGCGCCTGCGCGAGGGGCTCGTCTCCATCCAGGAGAAGACGATGACCTTCGCCAACATCCAGCAGGTCTCCATCCAGCAGAACCCGCTCCAGCGAGTGTTCGGCATCTCCGACGTGAAGGTGGAGACGGCGGGCGGTGGCTCGGGAGGCAAGTCGTCCGGCAAGGCCGGCCAGGGTGAGCGAATGCATGAGGCGTACTTCCGAGGCATGCCCCACCCGGAGGAGATTCGAGACGTCATCCTCGCGCGCGTGCGCATGCATCGGGACTCGGGCCTGGGAGAGCCGCAGCACGTGGCCGCATTGCCCAGCGCTGCCTCACCCGCCGCACTCGACGCCGCGAAGGAGTTGCTCACGGAGATGCGCGCACTCCGACAGGCACTGCCGTCGCGCCGCGAGCAGTAG
- a CDS encoding aldehyde dehydrogenase family protein, whose product MHVVKLPEERMPEGLREAFDRLEARRWEVARRGAKERLARLDTLKDLIITRREALAEAILADFRKPRAEVEATEVMPVLQELAHAQKHLKSWMKPRKVTTPLMLTGTSSHVQYEARGVVLITAPWNYPFNLLVSPLVAAVAAGNVVMCKPSEKTPNTARFISTLLRDAFPDDEVAVVEGGPEVGEALLRLPFDHFFFTGGPRVGRRVMEAAAKHLASVTLELGGKSPVVVDATADIEATAERVVWGKFLNAGQTCLAPDHVWVHASKEEALLAAMKAALERFYGKSEEARRACQDFCRLVDDGAFKRVRGLMDRSVAEGARVVTGGVVDAETRYIAPTVLADVAPEAPVMDEEIFGPVLPVLRYESLDEVVTHVRAGGKPLALYVFSQDEATVERLLRETSAGGTCINTVVLHNANPNLPFGGIGQSGVGAYHGETGFRTFSHERAVLRQGRTSLAHLFFPPYTGKAQKLARLASRLFE is encoded by the coding sequence ATGCATGTGGTGAAGTTGCCGGAAGAGCGGATGCCCGAGGGGTTGCGGGAGGCGTTCGACCGCCTCGAGGCGCGCCGCTGGGAAGTGGCGAGGCGGGGTGCGAAGGAGCGGCTCGCCCGGCTGGACACGCTCAAGGACCTCATCATCACCCGGCGGGAAGCGCTGGCGGAGGCCATCCTCGCGGACTTCCGCAAGCCCCGCGCCGAGGTGGAAGCCACCGAGGTCATGCCCGTGCTCCAGGAATTGGCGCACGCGCAGAAGCACCTCAAGTCGTGGATGAAGCCGCGCAAGGTGACGACGCCGCTGATGCTCACCGGCACGTCGAGCCACGTGCAGTACGAGGCCCGGGGCGTGGTGCTCATCACGGCCCCGTGGAACTACCCCTTCAACCTGCTCGTCTCGCCGTTGGTGGCCGCGGTGGCGGCGGGCAACGTGGTCATGTGCAAGCCGAGCGAGAAGACGCCGAACACGGCGCGCTTCATCTCCACGCTGCTGCGCGACGCGTTCCCCGACGATGAGGTGGCGGTGGTGGAGGGCGGCCCGGAGGTGGGCGAGGCGCTGTTGCGGCTGCCGTTCGACCACTTCTTCTTCACGGGCGGACCGCGCGTGGGGCGGCGGGTGATGGAGGCGGCGGCGAAGCACCTGGCCAGCGTGACGCTGGAATTGGGCGGCAAGTCGCCTGTCGTCGTGGACGCGACGGCGGACATCGAGGCGACGGCCGAGCGCGTGGTGTGGGGGAAGTTCCTCAACGCGGGGCAGACGTGCCTTGCCCCGGACCATGTCTGGGTGCACGCGTCGAAGGAGGAGGCGCTGCTGGCGGCGATGAAGGCGGCGCTGGAGCGCTTCTACGGCAAGTCCGAGGAGGCGCGGCGCGCGTGCCAGGACTTCTGCCGGCTGGTGGATGACGGGGCCTTCAAGCGGGTGCGCGGGTTGATGGACCGCTCGGTGGCGGAAGGCGCACGGGTGGTGACGGGCGGCGTGGTGGACGCGGAGACGCGCTACATCGCGCCCACGGTGCTGGCGGATGTGGCGCCGGAAGCGCCCGTCATGGACGAGGAGATTTTCGGACCGGTGCTGCCGGTGCTCCGGTACGAGTCGCTGGACGAGGTGGTGACTCACGTGCGCGCGGGCGGCAAGCCGCTGGCGCTCTACGTGTTCAGCCAGGACGAGGCGACGGTGGAGCGGCTCCTGCGCGAGACGAGCGCGGGCGGCACGTGCATCAACACGGTGGTGCTGCACAACGCGAATCCCAACCTGCCCTTCGGTGGAATCGGGCAGAGCGGCGTCGGCGCGTACCACGGCGAGACGGGCTTCCGGACGTTCAGCCACGAGCGCGCGGTGCTGCGGCAGGGGCGCACGTCGCTGGCGCACCTGTTCTTCCCGCCGTACACGGGCAAGGCACAGAAGCTGGCTCGGCTGGCCAGCCGGTTGTTCGAGTAG